Part of the Triplophysa dalaica isolate WHDGS20190420 chromosome 23, ASM1584641v1, whole genome shotgun sequence genome is shown below.
TGAATAAATCTTACAGGAGATGCTGTGGTCTCACCTGAAGCCTGTAGGTACAGCCTCTCTCTAAACTCTCTAAACCTCAATAACATCATTGTTGTCTGTTATTTGTTTTGGAAAAAGTAAGTAACACATTAGAGCAAAACATGAAACCACATTTTCTTGAAAATtgcatgaattttaaaaatTTTAACTGTAATCTTGTTGCATATTCactgtagaaaataaatgagaaatgaaaTAGGATACATTATGATTGTTAATGTTACATCTTAACATTTTTACCTGCTTTAGATTTATTAAATGCAATATGTTATACAGTTTAATACTGCTTACATGAATTAAATGTAAGCACGTTATACGGCTGTAAAATTGTATAAACATCATTGCAGGGGATttttgaacaaatatttttaagctcacatttaaaacacaacagtgcAAAAAATATACTGTGAAGCTCTGCATCATACCACAATAAACTTTTTACATCTTTCTATTTGAAAGTTATGAAATCTACCTGTCAAGAAAACAAGGGAACAGAGCATTACAGAAAttgttaagaaaaataaagttaGAAAACATCATTGGTTTATAGACGCCACttgatttgatattttgttaataatgcAATGAAATTTTCACAGTGTTAAGAAAACGAAATTTCCTGTTGTAggaagaaaaatgtcaaatgtgtatgaaatgatgtataaatatttgCAGTGCATAGTGCACGTGCGTTTGGTTGGTTTGTGAATTGTCAGTGTTGATAAAGCATGTTCTTCATTTGCATTGTAATGCTGCACTATACTATAGCTGTGGCAGCTGATTGGCTGTTGATTTTGCATGCAGGGTCTCATTGGTACCCAATGCCCTGTGAAACCGCTGTGTCACTTTTGCGTTCCCTTAACCTAACCAGACCTCTCTCATTACACAGTGTTCGATTCACACAAGAGATAGCAACAGTCATATCGAAAACACTGTTGAGTGAGACGAGAAGCCGCATTTATGAAGTTTTCTTGCACCACAGAAAATACGTTATACATCTAAAAACACCATGTGGCTTTCTGTCAGTGCTTTAAAGCATTCAAAGCCCTGAGGGTTTGTTTTAAGCAAATATACCATGATTAAATTGGGAAAAAGCGCTCATAGTTATAGGAAATATATAGAACGATTTTTCTATTAGATACATTTTTTGACATTGTCAGTTAGATTTATATAAATCCAATCTAAAATCATCATGTTTTCCAGTGGGGTTTCTTGACATTGGTTTGATTATAGTCCTcttattaaaggaataattaATCCAAAACATTTAGtggtgaactattgctttaaaggtgcagtttttGATTTGCTGCGGCCACTGgcgttgtattatagatttgcaacgATTAgctcagtccaaacacgacggtggccaccatagtacaaaaagatgtctaTTTTATGTTGACATGTGGAAGAGATCATGCAGGCTTTTGAAAGAGtgtagaaagagcgatgtctaATTTATTacctaaaataaataagtacaaaaaaaggataaaagtcaggcaggagctaggacttgtgttaatattataaagtctttccagcagagacgcgTTAGGACCCGCGGTACTAAGACCTTAGCAGAGATACTcatctatggagatactttccagcagagagtcgttggagagaaagatggTCTTAAAATCACCCCAGAGGAGGTAACTTTGACTAGGATCAGTATGTTTTTTCTGTTagttagaaccaagatatgttgttgtttttgttctattATTAGCTGTGTaacggagcagttttgagcgtcattgtttatctggaaccgctttaatattgtactcaTCCTCGTCCAGATACTGGAGAGCGAGAGCTTGTCGGCGCTAAAACTGTAGAGAGAGCCCATTTTACTTTCTTACACAATGAAGAATAAACTCACATTTAATCCGTGGCTCACATATGTTTCCGAATATGGCAAACATGGAGTTCAATGTATGTATGGCCGCTCGTGTTTTTTCCTATTATTTTCTTAACATGACTCACCTACATGTGCGTCCTAATCTTAGTTTCAGAACTGAAGAGGAGTCCGTCTGAATGCTTTATTCATGTCATTCACTTCTAGAGATTCACTTGTGGTTTGTGTCTTGTGGTGCACCCTCTGTGTCTACATAGGCGTAAATGAACCAATGTCAGTACCCTGTTACTAACTCATGTGCCAAGTGTATTTCCCCTTAAAACTAAatgaattaaagggacagttcatcatttaccctcatgtcgttcaaaacagGTGTATGACTCTTGTGTCTGTAggacacaagagaagatattttgagaaatgtctaagtggttttgtgtctatacaatggaagtcaatggggttgtGTTGCCAGAGTTCTTTAACAAAAATCTTCTATTGTGTCCTGCAGGagaaagtcataaatgtttggaatgacatttgGGCAAATActtgatgacagaatctttattttggctgaactatccctttaaaaaaacttgaCTGTGCTAAACACATGAAGCTTTTCTAATGTTTACTATGTTTTGTAGTTATTCAGtgtttataaaatgaacaaaaaaaggaaacacaTATTTTCCTTACctctttatttcaaaatataaacgTTAATATCACACACTATATGCTACATTGGcttaatacatatttacagtTTCCTTACAATGTTTCTGGTAGACAAAAGGCACAAAAAACTTATAAAGGCTACAAAACacacttctcaaaatattgGACCTGAATATAcacaattttaacaaacaaccttaataaactttataaaaactttAGCAAAGTTCAGCAGAGTGTTCAAAAAAGTTTATGATTTAAAACTGTTATTAGGACAATTAGAAAACATCAGATTTTATAGTAATATAGTACAATATAGTGGGCTggtttataaagaaaaaactggtgttgtgtcagtgtctgACATAACAGAGGGCCTCTTGGGAACTTGctgcattttgttgttttcgAGGAGTCCCAGGCAGGAGGAGAAACGCTGAAGAAGATTCAAGAGATCCCTGCGGAAGCGAACTCCAACAAAGACATACAAAATGGGATTCAGACAACAGTGTGTGTATGCCAGACATTTGACGATTTGCCCAGCCATATCTAACCTTATCGAGATGTCACACTCTGTTATTGAGGCGTTGTTAGCCTGAACCGCCTCTAGGATCAGATACCCATTAAATGGCAACTGGGACAGAACAAATGCCGCCACGACCGCAAAGATGACCTTAAGAGCCTTGTGCTTTTCAAAGTTTCGAGCCTGCATCAGTTTACGAATAATAACTGAGTAGCATATCACTATGACCAGCAGGGGTAACAGGAACCCGACGCAGATCTGTAGCGATAACACCTGGACTTTGGTACGGTTATCGTCTGAAATCGAGTACACCAACACACACTGCATTGTTGCGGTTTTCACTTTCGCAAAGAGAAATTCCGGTACGGCTAAGAGGCAAGAGGAAAACCACACAAAAACGCAGGTTATCTTACTGAAAAACATgcgtttgtttttgtaattgtgagCTTCTGTTACGTGAACTATGGCGATGTAGCGGTCCACGCTAATACAGGTGAGTAAAAGCATGCTGGCGAAAAAGTTGATCTTATAGACCGCAGAAACTCCCTTGCAGATGACATCACTAAACACCCAGCCCTGGGAAGCATTCGTAGCCCAGAAGGGCAATGTGCCAAGGAAGAGAAGATCTGCCACTGCCAGGTTCAGAAGGTAGACATCGGTCATGGTCTTGAGGCGGTTTCGCACAGTTGTGAAGATGCAGACGACCAGCAGGTTCCCCAGAGCGCCCACGACGAAGATGATCCAGTAAAGAGGCGGCTCGAAGGACTTGCTAAACTGTCGCACCAGTTCTTTGACACATAATCCGCTTGGATCAGTTTCATAGTCAGTTGTGTCCGAAATCTGAAACAGAAGAACAGATTTATAAAGAAAGCAGTTTCCTGACCTGACATCTCACATGTACAAAAGCATCATAATTGAATGCATATTAGTGAAGGTAAAGCTGCAAGCTGCAAGTAACGTTTGCCTCTCTATCACGatctttgtttgaaacataaattaaaGGTTACTTCATGTACTAATTGTAACGTGTTTTTAAGTTAATTACGTCAAAATTAGATTTTCCGACATATTAAACATCTTTATTATAAACTTATGGTTGCAAATCGGAATAAGAAACTCACCAGTAAAAtactagtaaaaaaaaatttttatggcagtaaaaacattcaaatattcaAGCAGCGGAGgcgaaagaaaaaacaataaaaatgttgatgttatttttaaacctaACATGTAAATTAACAGTCTGTTAccgtatttttttttaaatttctgttgaataaaatgacagtttttacaGCGTActagatttttgtttatttttccaaaaaagtTATACATTTCAGCATCTGTCTTTATTGCAAATTTGTAGTCCATAAACAAAATTTAGTCCATCTAGCATAGACTACATTTGTGGTGCTTTTATGGTCATTGCCATGTGttccacaaaataaagaaagtcatgctGTTTGGAACATCACGAGGGTAAACAAGAGACAACTGATTTTTAAGGAACTACTCCACAATATAACTTTCACAATGTcagtcatacatttttttatggacATAGGCTTCTGAAATTATGTGATAATAAGTTTGTTTTCCCACATTTGTGTCAGAATTGATCTCACAGCCTCTTCCTGTCTGCAGCGGTTTAGAACCTGTCGAGCACAACTGTCTCTCACCATTCTGGTAATTCAGAGGATCAGTATGTGTGAATCTGTATGACATCACACCCCAGCGATCTCCACCAATCTAAATTTACTAAACGCGTTCCATAACTGAGCTCAGGTGCAGGTGTCTCTTGTGGAGAAACCACACCAGTACACCGCATCCACATCCTCTTTCAACTTTTTCTGAAGAGTGCAAACACAGCATCACCCACCCGTGGGGTCGACATGAACAGAGCCCCTCGGGAGCACGCCGAATGCAAGACAGCGTTCCGTATTGACATACATGCAGATGGAAGATAAAGCATACGTGACGCATGCAGCGGAAAATCTTTTTCATTGTGTTACTTAAACACGGCGTGATGtggtaaaagaaaaaaaattttGCATGATGTTAATCTGAATCCAAATGGGGGATCAGATAGTATATTAAGGTTCACTTGAAAATGTTGAGAAGACAACTACAGGCAACACATGCAAGCATCACAAACAGGAACAGAGACTAACCAATGAAAAGATTTTGGATTTCGAGATGAACAGAATTCAACTAACAGTTATGTTTGTCATCTCAGAACGCACTagtgtcattaaaaaaaacattttaaagtttcatTATTGTAAAATCAtaacaatgaaacaaaacaaaaaaaacaccttACCATTATATAAGATTTATTGTAGTATATCGTATATAAAATACTG
Proteins encoded:
- the ccr9b gene encoding C-C chemokine receptor type 9, whose amino-acid sequence is MEQYITYDYNSTNEMISDTTDYETDPSGLCVKELVRQFSKSFEPPLYWIIFVVGALGNLLVVCIFTTVRNRLKTMTDVYLLNLAVADLLFLGTLPFWATNASQGWVFSDVICKGVSAVYKINFFASMLLLTCISVDRYIAIVHVTEAHNYKNKRMFFSKITCVFVWFSSCLLAVPEFLFAKVKTATMQCVLVYSISDDNRTKVQVLSLQICVGFLLPLLVIVICYSVIIRKLMQARNFEKHKALKVIFAVVAAFVLSQLPFNGYLILEAVQANNASITECDISIRLDMAGQIVKCLAYTHCCLNPILYVFVGVRFRRDLLNLLQRFSSCLGLLENNKMQQVPKRPSVMSDTDTTPVFSL